A window from gamma proteobacterium SS-5 encodes these proteins:
- a CDS encoding electron transport complex subunit E translates to MSLHNPHIDWQTFTDGLWKENPVFVMLLGMCPVLAVTNSAINALAMGIATTFVLLASGLMVSLLRHLIPKQVRIATYILIIATFVTIVDYLIQAISLELYNALGAFIQLIVVNCMILGRAEAYASKHRVPKALLNALGMGLGFTFALLCLGVVREVLGAGSLFGVDLFGSQFEPWVVMVLPPGGFIVLGGWLLLFEWLRERRAAAQLEKEAARAR, encoded by the coding sequence ATGAGCCTGCACAACCCCCATATCGACTGGCAGACCTTCACCGACGGCCTGTGGAAGGAAAACCCGGTATTCGTCATGCTGCTGGGCATGTGCCCGGTGCTGGCGGTGACCAACTCGGCGATCAACGCCCTGGCCATGGGCATAGCCACCACCTTTGTGCTGCTGGCCTCGGGGTTGATGGTGTCCCTGCTGCGCCACCTGATCCCCAAACAGGTGCGCATCGCCACCTATATCCTGATTATCGCCACCTTCGTCACCATCGTCGATTACCTGATCCAGGCCATCTCCCTGGAGCTGTACAACGCCCTGGGGGCCTTCATCCAGCTCATCGTCGTCAACTGCATGATCCTGGGCCGGGCCGAGGCCTATGCCTCCAAGCACCGGGTGCCCAAGGCCCTGCTCAATGCCCTGGGCATGGGCCTGGGCTTCACCTTCGCCCTGCTCTGCCTGGGGGTGGTGCGCGAGGTGCTGGGGGCGGGCAGCCTGTTTGGCGTGGATCTGTTCGGCAGCCAGTTCGAGCCCTGGGTGGTGATGGTGCTGCCGCCGGGGGGCTTCATCGTCCTCGGCGGCTGGTTGTTGCTGTTCGAGTGGCTGCGCGAGCGCCGTGCCGCCGCCCAACTGGAGAAGGAGGCCGCCCGTGCCCGCTGA
- a CDS encoding RnfABCDGE type electron transport complex subunit D produces the protein MTNKAQIEIRTSPHAHSGADVVQIMRTVALTLLPLAGWGVWRYGLSAALLLLTTLLGCLLAERLFNRLRGQPSSLGDWSAVITGLLLGLSLPPGFPLWMGLVAAFAAIGLGKALFGGLGMNPFNPALVGRAFVQAAFPAAITTWTPALFDGRFTNPVPSTLAWPFLRPADISPWLHERAVDGFTGATPLALMKYEGQSIPLTDLLMGGGAGSIGEAALLILVCGLFLAFKRMLDWRIPLSIMASTALFAWLAQLFDPSAPGPLIMLCSGGLMLGAWFMATDMVGSPMTSLGVLIYGVLIGFVTEMIRLFGGLGEGVMYAILLGNAAAPLIDQWTQPRVFGAAKAKARKSA, from the coding sequence ATGACCAACAAAGCCCAAATCGAAATTCGTACCTCGCCCCATGCCCATTCCGGTGCCGATGTGGTGCAGATCATGCGCACTGTGGCCCTGACCCTGCTGCCCCTGGCGGGCTGGGGTGTCTGGCGCTATGGCCTGTCGGCGGCGCTGTTGCTGCTCACCACGCTGCTCGGCTGCCTGCTGGCGGAGCGGCTGTTCAACCGACTGCGCGGCCAGCCCAGTTCGCTGGGCGACTGGTCGGCGGTGATCACCGGCCTGCTGCTGGGGCTGTCGCTGCCGCCGGGCTTTCCGCTGTGGATGGGGCTGGTGGCGGCCTTTGCCGCCATTGGCCTGGGCAAGGCCCTGTTCGGCGGCCTGGGCATGAACCCCTTCAACCCGGCGCTGGTGGGGCGTGCCTTTGTGCAGGCGGCCTTTCCCGCCGCCATCACCACCTGGACCCCGGCCCTGTTCGATGGCCGTTTCACCAACCCGGTGCCGAGCACCCTGGCCTGGCCCTTCCTGCGTCCGGCGGACATCAGCCCCTGGCTGCACGAGCGGGCGGTGGACGGCTTTACCGGTGCCACCCCCCTGGCGCTGATGAAGTACGAAGGCCAGAGCATCCCCCTGACCGACCTGCTGATGGGCGGTGGTGCCGGTTCCATCGGCGAGGCGGCCCTGTTGATACTGGTCTGCGGCCTGTTTCTCGCCTTCAAGCGTATGCTCGATTGGCGCATCCCGCTCAGTATCATGGCCAGCACGGCACTGTTTGCCTGGCTGGCGCAGCTGTTTGACCCCAGCGCGCCGGGGCCGCTGATCATGCTCTGCTCCGGCGGTCTGATGCTCGGCGCCTGGTTCATGGCCACCGACATGGTGGGCTCGCCGATGACATCCCTGGGGGTGCTGATCTATGGCGTACTGATCGGCTTTGTCACCGAGATGATCCGCCTGTTCGGCGGCCTGGGGGAGGGGGTGATGTACGCCATCCTGCTGGGTAACGCCGCCGCGCCCCTGATCGATCAGTGGACCCAGCCACGGGTGTTCGGCGCGGCCAAGGCCAAGGCGAGGAAGTCAGCATGA
- a CDS encoding FMN-binding protein, whose product MNQAPTDTLQHQTPALRMLVTLGGVAMLSGFLIVLVYQLTKPIIEENQRLAIEQMVFKLVPAASIRRDIELAPGLSVYAAYDEQGRLKGVVAQGAAQGYADLVHLLYNYAPDCDCIKGFDILKMAETPGLGDKILTDKAFLANFDYLDARLNAAGDGLANPIVTVKHGKKQEQWQIDAISGATVTSRAVGKAINDSAQQMLPLLQPRLEGIRQIELEQTPAEQTQAEQQP is encoded by the coding sequence ATGAACCAAGCGCCAACCGATACCCTGCAGCACCAGACCCCGGCGCTGCGCATGCTGGTTACCCTGGGCGGGGTGGCCATGCTGTCCGGTTTTTTGATTGTGCTGGTGTATCAACTGACCAAGCCGATCATCGAGGAAAACCAGCGCCTGGCGATCGAGCAAATGGTGTTCAAGCTGGTGCCCGCCGCGAGCATTCGCCGGGATATCGAACTGGCCCCCGGTCTCTCGGTCTATGCCGCCTATGATGAACAGGGCAGGCTCAAGGGCGTGGTGGCCCAAGGCGCGGCCCAGGGCTATGCGGATTTGGTGCATCTGCTCTACAACTATGCCCCGGATTGTGACTGCATCAAAGGCTTTGATATTTTGAAAATGGCCGAAACGCCGGGGCTGGGGGACAAGATCCTTACCGACAAGGCCTTTTTGGCCAATTTTGACTATCTGGATGCGCGTCTGAACGCGGCGGGCGATGGCCTGGCCAACCCCATAGTCACGGTCAAGCACGGCAAGAAGCAGGAGCAATGGCAGATCGATGCCATCTCCGGCGCCACCGTCACCTCCCGCGCCGTGGGCAAGGCGATCAACGACTCGGCCCAGCAGATGCTGCCCCTGCTACAGCCGCGCCTGGAGGGGATCAGGCAGATCGAGCTGGAGCAGACCCCAGCGGAGCAAACTCAAGCGGAGCAGCAGCCATGA